One window of Flavobacteriales bacterium genomic DNA carries:
- a CDS encoding PD40 domain-containing protein — MSFAALLAVDGSAQFYNGSQQQFGKNRVQYKDFLWSSYRFPEIETYFYKEGRDVAKYVSISAMRNKQDLEKFFDYSIDERVQFVVYNSQSDFRQSNIGITDDEQYNIGGVTRIVGTKVFVYNEGDRALLDRQVRSGVAQVILDQMMFGGNWRQVLKNSTLMNLPTWYTKGLVGYCGGPWSATDEGRVRDGVISGRYDKFNRLEGEDAELAGQALWSYVADVYGPAVIPNILYMTRVSRNPDSGFMYVLGVSLKTLTDECFGHYRARFTEQDLQRKAIALDELHVKTKKSRTYSQFKLSPDGSRAAWVSNELGQYKVWLYDFGTKKVKKIAKGEKKIDRIIDTSYPVLAWHPTGSALTWTTERKGELYLNTYTTEDKKITRKPVFMLDKILSMSYSADGRNMIFSGVREGRTDLYLYYVIGNRQEQLTDDQFDDLDPAFADDGRSVIFSSDRTDDTLRANAEPQWWETSKDIFRYDLADRSNLLTRLTNTPGVNERQPAMYDSTSYTWLSDANKLQDRWVAHYDSTVSAVDTTIHYRYFTVAERASDNKRGILEQDVNASRGRYSELNYSHGKYHFHIGSTAERKPTEGGSDGTGPGGKKDQVPGSVTDDMSTVVKVDVPAPVDTGANAVDIGNYRFSDEAAAPERKESTAETQEVPTIGLPTVAADSARITTLQFPEQRNYNVNFSTDEVLTQLDNSYDSQFYQPLIGPDALNPGLSGLTKMAISDLFEDYKIVGGFRLALDLNNNAYMLKFSNLRRRLDKEMIFQRQATQGLSNLGVVKLHTHMATYRVSWPFSELASLRGSVTYRNDRYVTQSIDQFSRAEPNVNDQTASAKLEYVYDSSRPRGLNLYTGWKAKVFGEYYKQPDGAKTDMQVLGFDIRNGMTIHRDFIWVNRLAGSTSLGSRKVVFFMGGVDNWLFAKTDYSIPIDFTQNYYYQSLAVPMRGFYYNARNGSAFAVLNSELRFPVFRYLLDRPLRSDFLQNFQVVAFGDAGSAWTGNDPYSEDNFFNRQVIQRNPLTITIRNQREPIIYSYGFGVRARLLGYFMRGDWAWGVDDGVIQKGIFQFSLSLDI, encoded by the coding sequence TTGTCGTTCGCGGCCCTGCTTGCCGTGGACGGCAGCGCCCAGTTCTACAACGGCAGCCAGCAGCAGTTCGGCAAGAACCGTGTGCAGTACAAGGATTTTCTTTGGTCGAGCTACCGCTTCCCGGAGATCGAGACCTACTTCTACAAGGAAGGCCGCGACGTGGCGAAGTACGTCTCCATCAGCGCCATGCGGAACAAGCAGGACCTGGAGAAGTTCTTCGACTACTCCATCGACGAGCGGGTGCAGTTCGTGGTGTACAATTCGCAGAGTGATTTCCGCCAGAGCAACATCGGCATCACGGATGATGAGCAGTACAACATCGGCGGCGTTACGCGGATCGTGGGCACCAAGGTGTTCGTGTACAACGAGGGCGACCGGGCACTGCTGGACCGGCAGGTGCGCTCCGGCGTGGCGCAGGTGATCTTGGACCAGATGATGTTCGGCGGCAACTGGCGCCAAGTGCTGAAGAACAGCACCCTGATGAACCTGCCGACGTGGTACACCAAAGGCCTGGTAGGCTATTGCGGCGGCCCTTGGAGCGCTACGGACGAGGGGCGTGTGCGGGACGGTGTGATCAGCGGGCGGTACGATAAGTTCAACCGCTTGGAAGGAGAGGATGCCGAGCTCGCCGGGCAGGCGCTTTGGAGCTATGTGGCCGATGTTTACGGTCCGGCGGTGATCCCGAACATCCTGTACATGACGCGGGTGAGCCGCAATCCGGACAGCGGCTTCATGTACGTGCTGGGCGTCTCGCTGAAGACCCTCACGGACGAGTGCTTCGGGCATTACCGGGCGCGCTTCACAGAGCAGGATCTGCAACGCAAAGCCATCGCATTGGACGAGCTGCATGTGAAGACCAAGAAATCCCGCACCTATTCCCAGTTCAAGCTGAGCCCGGACGGTAGCCGAGCGGCCTGGGTGAGCAATGAGCTGGGCCAATACAAAGTGTGGCTGTACGACTTCGGGACGAAGAAGGTGAAGAAGATCGCGAAGGGCGAGAAGAAGATCGACCGGATCATCGACACAAGCTACCCGGTGCTGGCGTGGCACCCCACGGGCAGCGCGCTCACTTGGACCACCGAACGCAAAGGCGAGCTTTACCTGAACACCTACACCACGGAGGATAAGAAGATCACGCGGAAGCCGGTGTTCATGTTGGACAAGATCCTCAGCATGAGCTACAGCGCGGACGGGCGCAACATGATCTTCAGCGGGGTGCGTGAAGGACGCACGGACCTCTACCTCTACTACGTGATCGGGAACCGGCAGGAGCAGCTCACGGACGACCAGTTCGATGACCTGGACCCGGCCTTCGCCGATGATGGACGTTCGGTCATCTTCAGCAGTGACCGGACCGACGACACCCTTCGGGCCAATGCCGAACCGCAGTGGTGGGAGACCTCGAAGGACATCTTCCGGTACGACCTGGCCGACCGTTCCAACCTGTTGACGCGCCTTACGAACACGCCGGGGGTGAACGAGCGGCAACCGGCCATGTATGACAGCACGAGCTACACCTGGCTCAGCGATGCGAACAAGCTGCAGGACCGCTGGGTGGCCCATTACGACAGTACGGTGAGCGCCGTGGACACCACCATCCACTACCGCTACTTCACCGTGGCCGAGCGGGCCTCCGACAACAAGCGTGGCATTCTGGAGCAGGACGTGAATGCTTCCCGCGGACGGTACTCGGAGCTGAACTACAGCCATGGGAAGTACCATTTCCACATCGGCTCCACGGCCGAGCGCAAACCGACGGAGGGTGGATCCGACGGGACAGGGCCGGGCGGCAAGAAGGATCAGGTACCGGGTTCGGTAACGGATGACATGAGCACCGTGGTGAAAGTGGATGTACCGGCGCCGGTGGACACGGGGGCCAACGCGGTGGACATCGGGAACTATCGTTTCAGTGATGAGGCCGCTGCCCCGGAACGCAAGGAAAGCACCGCCGAAACGCAGGAGGTGCCCACCATCGGGCTGCCCACTGTGGCCGCGGACAGCGCACGGATCACCACGTTACAATTCCCGGAACAGCGGAACTACAACGTGAACTTCTCCACGGACGAGGTACTGACGCAGTTGGACAACAGCTATGATTCGCAATTCTACCAGCCGTTGATCGGGCCGGATGCGCTCAACCCCGGCCTCAGCGGATTGACCAAGATGGCCATCAGCGACCTCTTCGAGGATTACAAGATCGTCGGCGGCTTCCGCTTGGCGCTGGACCTGAACAACAACGCCTACATGCTCAAATTCTCCAACCTCCGCAGACGGTTGGACAAGGAGATGATCTTCCAACGGCAGGCGACACAGGGCCTGAGCAACCTCGGCGTGGTGAAGTTGCACACGCACATGGCCACCTACCGCGTGTCCTGGCCGTTCAGTGAGCTGGCGTCACTCCGGGGATCCGTCACCTATCGGAACGACCGGTACGTGACGCAGAGCATCGACCAGTTCTCCCGTGCTGAGCCGAACGTGAACGACCAGACGGCGAGCGCGAAGCTGGAATACGTGTACGACAGCAGCCGGCCCCGCGGGCTCAATCTCTACACGGGCTGGAAGGCGAAGGTGTTCGGTGAGTACTACAAGCAGCCCGATGGCGCGAAGACCGACATGCAGGTGCTGGGCTTCGACATCCGCAACGGGATGACCATCCACCGCGACTTCATCTGGGTGAACCGCTTGGCGGGTTCCACCTCGTTGGGCAGCAGGAAGGTGGTCTTCTTCATGGGCGGGGTGGACAACTGGCTCTTCGCGAAGACGGACTATAGCATCCCCATCGATTTCACGCAGAACTACTACTACCAGAGCCTTGCGGTGCCCATGCGGGGCTTCTACTACAACGCCCGCAACGGAAGCGCCTTCGCCGTGCTGAACTCCGAGCTGCGCTTTCCGGTGTTCCGCTACCTGCTGGACCGCCCCCTGCGCAGTGACTTCCTCCAGAACTTCCAGGTGGTGGCCTTCGGCGATGCGGGTTCCGCATGGACCGGCAACGACCCGTACTCGGAGGACAATTTTTTCAACCGGCAGGTGATCCAGCGCAATCCGCTCACCATCACCATCCGCAACCAGCGGGAGCCCATCATCTACAGCTACGGCTTCGGGGTGCGGGCGCGTTTGCTCGGCTACTTCATGCGCGGCGATTGGGCCTGGGGCGTGGACGACGGCGTGATCCAGAAAGGGATCTTCCAGTTCTCCCTCAGCTTGGATATCTGA
- a CDS encoding amidohydrolase yields the protein MAEADERSITAERIKALIQACHMDTVAVRRHLHAHPELSFQEHATGAYIAERLEALGIEVRKGIAGTGVIGVVKGAGPGKVICLRADIDALPIQETGEVPYRSQNPGVMHACGHDAHTAMVLAAGGILHELRAEWNGTVLLLFQPGEEKIPGGASLVLKEGALKDPVPSSILGQHVTPELEVGKVGFHAGPFMASSDELYVTVKGKGGHAAMPEKLIDPIMIAARLLIALKEEFERYRKDRPLVLAFGRVIAEGATNVVPDEVRISGTLRTFDENLRAELHEWLPRWSNDFCATHGGTCDFEVRRGYPVVVNDKALTARMRKAAEEFLGAEHVVDMPRRMGSEDFAFYTQVMPGSFHRLGTGNPKTGPAKGLHTPDFNIAEEAMAIGVGVMVFGALGELSPHPPAPSPGEKG from the coding sequence ATGGCGGAAGCGGACGAACGGTCCATCACAGCGGAGCGGATCAAGGCGCTCATACAGGCGTGCCACATGGACACGGTCGCCGTGCGGCGCCATCTCCATGCCCACCCGGAGCTGAGTTTCCAGGAACATGCCACGGGTGCGTACATCGCCGAACGTTTGGAGGCGCTGGGGATCGAAGTCCGGAAGGGTATCGCGGGCACGGGCGTGATCGGGGTGGTGAAGGGGGCCGGGCCGGGGAAGGTGATCTGCCTGCGCGCGGACATCGATGCCTTGCCGATCCAGGAGACGGGCGAAGTGCCCTACCGCTCACAGAACCCCGGAGTGATGCACGCTTGCGGCCACGATGCACACACCGCCATGGTGTTGGCGGCCGGGGGCATCCTACATGAGCTGAGGGCGGAATGGAATGGAACGGTATTGCTGCTGTTCCAGCCGGGAGAGGAGAAGATCCCCGGCGGTGCATCCTTGGTGTTGAAGGAGGGCGCGCTGAAAGACCCAGTGCCATCATCCATTCTCGGCCAGCATGTCACGCCGGAGTTGGAGGTGGGCAAGGTGGGCTTCCATGCCGGGCCGTTCATGGCCAGCAGCGATGAACTGTACGTGACCGTGAAAGGGAAAGGAGGACACGCGGCGATGCCGGAGAAGTTGATCGACCCGATCATGATCGCCGCGCGCTTGCTGATCGCGCTGAAGGAGGAATTTGAGCGCTACCGCAAGGACCGGCCCTTGGTGCTGGCGTTCGGTCGGGTGATCGCCGAAGGAGCCACCAACGTGGTTCCGGACGAGGTGCGCATTTCGGGCACCCTGCGCACTTTCGACGAAAATTTGCGCGCGGAATTGCACGAATGGCTCCCACGCTGGTCGAACGACTTCTGCGCTACGCATGGCGGCACCTGCGACTTCGAGGTGCGGCGCGGATATCCTGTTGTCGTGAATGACAAGGCCCTGACCGCGCGGATGCGGAAAGCCGCGGAGGAATTCCTCGGTGCGGAGCACGTGGTGGACATGCCCCGCCGCATGGGCAGCGAGGATTTTGCCTTCTACACACAGGTAATGCCCGGCAGTTTCCACCGCTTGGGCACCGGCAACCCGAAGACGGGGCCGGCGAAAGGCCTGCACACCCCTGATTTTAATATCGCTGAGGAGGCTATGGCTATTGGGGTTGGAGTGATGGTCTTTGGGGCGTTGGGGGAGCTAAGCCCTCATCCCCCGGCCCCTTCTCCCGGGGAGAAGGGGTGA
- the recQ gene encoding DNA helicase RecQ yields MTNVDLSPKEALEQFFGFTAFKGDQEAIVQSVLDRKDTFVIMPTGGGKSLCYQLPALMSEGTAIVVSPLIALMKNQVDLLRGFGGENGVAHFLNSSLTRNEAAQVKNDIRAGITKLLYVAPESLTKKENVEFLTDIQISFFAIDEAHCISEWGHDFRPEYRRLRTIFNEIKRVPMIALTATATEKVQEDILKNLDIPEATTYKDSFNRPNLYYEVRPKKDVAREIIRFVKQHSGRSGIIYCLSRKKVEEIAETLVVNGIKALPYHAGMDASQRASHQDRFLMEDVDVIVATIAFGMGIDKPDVRFVIHHDVPKSLESYYQETGRAGRDGGEGKCITFYSYKDIEKLEKFLQGKPVAEQEIGRQLLADTVSYAETGMCRRKYLLHYFGEQLPGDNCGACDNCNNPKDHFEAKDDLVLVLNAVKESKERHRARFICDLLTGNETSEIKNYKGDKLKAYGSGSEHESQHWMAVVRQANVGGYLHKDIESYGNLSLTEEGKKFLKKPVSITFTKEREIETDDTPDDDIVVNGKGGGAADERLMKMLKELRHTMAKKNKLAPYVIFQDPALEEMTVRYPITLEELTLISGVGPGKAQKYGTPFVELIADYVEENEIERADETVVRSVMKKSSNKVHIIQNIDKRLSLESIAKAKGLSMDALLDEMETIVMSGTKLDINYHLDDVVEEDAQEEIMDYFRTAENDSIDEAAKEFDGDYSEEELRLMRLKFMSEVAN; encoded by the coding sequence ATGACGAACGTCGATCTCTCTCCCAAGGAAGCCTTGGAACAATTTTTCGGCTTCACCGCCTTCAAGGGCGATCAGGAAGCCATCGTGCAAAGTGTTCTGGACCGCAAGGACACCTTCGTGATCATGCCCACCGGCGGCGGCAAAAGCCTTTGCTACCAGCTCCCCGCCCTGATGAGCGAGGGCACCGCCATCGTGGTGAGCCCCCTGATCGCCTTGATGAAGAACCAAGTGGACCTGCTGCGTGGGTTCGGTGGCGAGAACGGCGTGGCGCACTTCCTCAACAGCTCCCTCACCCGCAATGAGGCCGCACAAGTGAAGAACGACATCCGCGCGGGCATCACCAAGCTCCTATACGTGGCGCCGGAATCCCTCACCAAGAAGGAGAACGTGGAGTTCCTCACCGATATACAGATCAGCTTCTTCGCCATCGACGAGGCCCATTGCATCAGTGAATGGGGGCATGACTTCCGACCGGAATACCGCCGGTTGCGGACCATCTTCAATGAGATCAAGCGCGTGCCCATGATCGCGCTCACCGCCACGGCCACCGAAAAGGTGCAGGAGGACATCCTCAAGAACCTCGATATCCCCGAGGCCACCACCTACAAGGATTCCTTCAACCGGCCCAACCTCTACTATGAGGTCCGACCCAAGAAGGACGTGGCCCGCGAGATCATCCGCTTCGTGAAACAGCACTCCGGCCGCAGCGGCATCATCTATTGCCTCAGCCGCAAGAAAGTGGAGGAGATCGCCGAGACCCTCGTGGTGAACGGCATCAAGGCGCTCCCCTACCATGCCGGCATGGACGCTTCCCAGCGCGCCAGCCACCAGGACCGCTTCCTGATGGAGGACGTGGACGTGATCGTGGCCACCATCGCCTTCGGCATGGGCATCGACAAGCCCGATGTCCGCTTCGTGATCCACCACGACGTGCCCAAGAGCTTGGAGAGTTACTACCAAGAGACCGGGCGGGCAGGCCGCGACGGCGGTGAAGGCAAGTGCATCACCTTCTACAGCTACAAGGACATCGAGAAACTGGAGAAATTCCTCCAAGGCAAGCCTGTTGCGGAACAGGAGATCGGCAGGCAGCTCCTGGCCGACACCGTGAGCTATGCCGAGACCGGCATGTGCCGCCGCAAGTACCTGCTCCACTATTTCGGGGAGCAGCTGCCGGGCGACAACTGCGGTGCCTGCGACAACTGCAACAACCCCAAGGATCACTTTGAGGCCAAGGACGACCTCGTGCTCGTGCTCAACGCGGTGAAAGAGAGCAAGGAGCGCCACCGCGCCCGCTTTATCTGCGACCTGCTCACCGGCAACGAGACCAGCGAGATCAAGAACTACAAGGGCGACAAGCTCAAGGCCTACGGCTCCGGAAGCGAGCACGAATCACAGCACTGGATGGCCGTGGTGCGCCAAGCCAACGTGGGCGGCTATCTGCACAAGGACATCGAGAGCTACGGCAACCTCAGCCTCACCGAAGAGGGGAAGAAATTCCTGAAGAAGCCCGTGTCCATCACCTTCACGAAGGAACGCGAGATCGAGACCGATGACACACCGGACGATGACATCGTGGTGAATGGCAAAGGCGGCGGGGCTGCGGACGAGCGCCTGATGAAGATGCTCAAGGAACTGCGCCATACAATGGCCAAGAAGAACAAATTGGCACCCTACGTGATCTTCCAGGACCCTGCGTTGGAGGAAATGACCGTGCGCTACCCGATCACCTTGGAGGAATTGACCTTGATCAGCGGCGTAGGCCCGGGCAAGGCACAGAAGTACGGCACGCCCTTCGTGGAACTGATCGCCGACTACGTGGAGGAGAACGAGATCGAACGCGCCGACGAGACCGTGGTCCGCTCGGTGATGAAGAAGAGCAGCAACAAGGTCCACATCATCCAGAACATCGACAAGCGCCTTTCCTTGGAGTCCATCGCCAAGGCCAAGGGCCTAAGCATGGATGCGCTCCTGGACGAGATGGAGACCATCGTGATGAGCGGCACCAAGCTGGACATCAACTACCACCTCGACGATGTGGTCGAAGAGGATGCCCAAGAAGAGATCATGGACTACTTCCGCACCGCCGAAAACGACAGCATAGACGAGGCCGCCAAGGAATTTGACGGCGACTACAGTGAGGAGGAACTACGCCTGATGCGCCTGAAATTCATGAGCGAGGTGGCGAACTAG
- the tatC gene encoding twin-arginine translocase subunit TatC, with product MTEPRKELTFLEHLEELRWTLVRSAAAVVACTVLAFIYKDFVFDTLILAPQRPDFITYRLFCQLSIKFGLDRSFCADNTGFTLMNTTMGGQFLVHIMVSFTAGIIIAFPYVLWEVWRFVKPGLGGGEKLAVRGVVFFATLLFLLGVAFGYYVLAPMSIQFLGTYKVSASVPNIVDLNSYIGTITSLTLWTGLVFELPMIVYFLARTGLVGPEFLRTYRRHAYVAILIIGAIITPPDVTSQLLVSLPLMALYEASIFLAARTRRGMERAERAKSIGGR from the coding sequence ATGACCGAACCAAGGAAGGAGCTCACGTTCCTGGAACATTTGGAGGAGTTGCGTTGGACCTTGGTGCGGTCCGCGGCGGCGGTGGTGGCCTGCACGGTCCTTGCCTTCATTTACAAGGATTTCGTTTTCGACACCTTGATCCTGGCCCCGCAGCGCCCGGACTTCATCACCTATCGGCTCTTCTGCCAACTGTCCATCAAGTTCGGGCTGGACCGGTCCTTTTGTGCGGACAATACCGGCTTCACCCTGATGAACACCACCATGGGCGGCCAGTTCTTGGTACATATCATGGTCTCGTTCACCGCAGGTATCATCATCGCGTTCCCCTATGTTCTCTGGGAGGTGTGGCGCTTTGTGAAACCAGGCCTGGGCGGAGGGGAAAAACTGGCCGTGCGGGGCGTGGTCTTCTTCGCCACCCTGCTTTTCCTGCTCGGCGTGGCCTTCGGCTATTATGTGCTGGCCCCCATGAGCATTCAGTTCCTTGGCACTTACAAAGTGAGCGCATCGGTGCCCAACATAGTGGACCTCAACAGTTACATCGGCACCATCACCTCCCTTACGCTATGGACCGGTCTGGTGTTCGAGCTGCCCATGATCGTTTATTTCCTGGCACGCACAGGCTTGGTGGGCCCGGAATTTCTGCGCACCTACCGTCGCCATGCCTACGTGGCGATCCTCATCATCGGTGCCATCATCACCCCGCCTGATGTGACAAGCCAGTTGTTGGTCTCCCTGCCGCTGATGGCGCTTTACGAGGCCAGCATCTTTTTGGCCGCACGGACGCGAAGGGGCATGGAACGGGCGGAAAGGGCAAAGTCGATCGGGGGGCGATGA
- a CDS encoding carboxypeptidase-like regulatory domain-containing protein, producing MRLIALLSGLVVLQAAIAQTTRISGTVTDANTGEPLPFVNISFIDSRVATNSDFDGHYALETYYATDSIKAGSVGYVPFTAKVKRDVAQTIDIKMRPSTAELKSVTVTYAGNPAFPILRRLIANKPVNNREKLGAYQYDAYNKVEFDINNITEDFEKKKLFKDFAFIFDHVDTTGGKRFLPIFMTETLSEVYYRQQPKVRRELIHGSKTSGVENESISMFMGDMYQNVNIYDNFLVIFGKNFISPIADGGKGFYDYHLLDSNWVGNNWCYKIAFKPKRVQELAFTGEMLVNDTSYAVRNIEASIAPGANLNFVQSFSVKQEYSEVKPEVWMLTHDQLVVDLNIIRDRGKPNKHAVQGFYGRRTASYRDFVINKPRPDEFYKGADEVVMDIDPLSEGAAYWDENRHENLTKQELAIYHMVDTMKTIPRFRTYVDLVTTAVTGYYTKGKIDIGPYFTTYSFNPIEGNRFRIGGRTSSEFSTRTEFNAYTAYGTLDRRLKFGVGGKTFVSKTSRQIVELSYKQDVEQLGESVNAFRQDNILSSVFRRTPNTKLTLVEESRASYMREWFTGLDNTVMLRYRSLYPLGDLEYLKPGVNGEPDGKINAIHTAEISLNTRFAYKEKYISGDFARVSLGTDYPTVELHLAMGLPKLAHSEYGYQKVVAHVYQRLQLGALGWTRINAEAGQAWGALPYPLLILHSGNETFYYDDLAFNTMNYFEFISDRYAQLFVEHHFEGLIFNRIPLLRRLKWREVVAGKAVVGSLDREKHEKEMLLVPGIYSLNDGPYVEVSAGVENILKMLSVEGVWRLRYNDHPGTRAFALRLKLFINF from the coding sequence ATGCGCCTGATCGCGCTATTGTCGGGACTCGTGGTCCTGCAGGCCGCCATTGCGCAGACGACGCGCATTTCGGGCACCGTCACCGATGCGAACACGGGGGAGCCGCTTCCGTTCGTCAACATCAGTTTCATCGACAGCCGCGTGGCCACGAACTCGGACTTTGACGGCCATTACGCACTGGAGACCTACTACGCCACCGACAGCATCAAGGCGGGCAGTGTGGGCTATGTCCCGTTCACGGCCAAGGTGAAGCGGGACGTGGCACAGACCATCGACATCAAGATGCGGCCGAGCACGGCCGAGCTCAAGTCCGTAACGGTGACCTATGCGGGCAATCCGGCCTTTCCCATTCTGCGCAGGCTCATCGCCAATAAACCGGTGAACAACCGTGAAAAGCTGGGAGCATATCAGTACGATGCGTACAACAAGGTGGAGTTTGACATCAACAACATCACCGAGGATTTCGAGAAGAAGAAGCTCTTCAAGGACTTCGCGTTCATTTTCGACCACGTGGACACCACGGGCGGCAAGCGGTTCCTGCCCATCTTCATGACCGAAACGCTGAGCGAGGTGTATTACCGGCAACAACCCAAGGTGCGTCGCGAGCTGATCCATGGCTCCAAGACCAGCGGCGTGGAGAATGAGAGCATCTCCATGTTCATGGGGGACATGTACCAGAACGTGAACATCTACGACAACTTCCTGGTGATCTTCGGGAAGAACTTCATCAGTCCCATCGCCGACGGCGGAAAGGGTTTCTACGACTACCACCTGCTGGACAGCAACTGGGTGGGCAACAACTGGTGCTACAAGATCGCTTTCAAGCCAAAGCGGGTGCAGGAACTTGCCTTCACCGGTGAGATGCTGGTGAACGACACCAGCTACGCCGTGCGCAACATCGAGGCCAGCATTGCTCCGGGCGCCAACCTGAACTTCGTGCAGAGCTTCTCGGTGAAGCAGGAATACAGCGAGGTGAAGCCGGAGGTATGGATGCTGACGCACGACCAGTTGGTGGTGGACCTGAACATCATCCGTGACCGGGGCAAGCCCAACAAGCATGCCGTCCAAGGCTTCTATGGCAGGCGCACCGCCAGCTATCGTGATTTCGTGATCAACAAGCCCCGGCCGGACGAGTTCTACAAGGGCGCCGATGAGGTGGTGATGGACATTGATCCGCTGAGCGAAGGCGCCGCGTACTGGGATGAGAACCGGCACGAGAACCTCACGAAGCAGGAGCTGGCCATCTACCACATGGTGGACACGATGAAGACCATTCCGAGATTCCGGACGTACGTGGACCTTGTGACCACGGCGGTCACGGGCTATTACACCAAGGGCAAGATCGATATCGGGCCTTACTTCACCACCTACAGCTTCAACCCCATCGAGGGCAACCGCTTCCGCATCGGTGGGCGCACGAGCAGCGAATTCAGCACCCGGACCGAGTTCAATGCTTACACGGCGTACGGCACACTGGATCGGCGCCTCAAGTTCGGTGTCGGCGGCAAGACCTTCGTGAGCAAGACCTCACGGCAGATCGTGGAGCTGAGCTACAAACAGGATGTGGAGCAGTTGGGCGAAAGCGTGAACGCTTTCCGGCAGGACAACATCCTCAGCAGCGTCTTCCGGCGGACGCCCAACACGAAGCTCACCCTCGTGGAGGAGTCCAGGGCGAGCTACATGAGGGAGTGGTTCACCGGGCTGGACAACACGGTGATGCTCCGCTACCGTTCGCTTTATCCCTTGGGCGACCTGGAGTACCTGAAGCCCGGGGTCAACGGGGAGCCCGATGGGAAGATCAATGCCATTCATACCGCGGAGATCAGTCTGAACACGCGCTTCGCCTACAAGGAGAAATACATCAGCGGCGACTTCGCCCGGGTGAGCTTGGGCACGGATTACCCCACGGTGGAATTGCACCTGGCCATGGGGCTGCCCAAGCTCGCCCACAGTGAATACGGCTATCAAAAGGTGGTGGCGCACGTCTATCAACGCCTGCAGCTCGGTGCTTTGGGCTGGACCCGTATCAACGCGGAGGCCGGCCAAGCTTGGGGGGCCTTGCCCTACCCGCTGCTCATCCTGCACAGCGGCAACGAGACGTTCTACTATGACGATCTCGCATTCAATACCATGAACTATTTCGAGTTCATCAGCGACCGTTATGCACAGCTTTTCGTGGAGCATCATTTTGAAGGCTTGATCTTCAACCGTATCCCGCTGCTGCGCCGCTTGAAATGGCGTGAGGTAGTGGCCGGCAAGGCTGTGGTCGGCTCTTTGGACCGGGAGAAGCACGAAAAGGAGATGCTCTTGGTCCCGGGCATATACTCCTTGAATGACGGGCCTTATGTGGAGGTCAGCGCCGGGGTGGAGAACATCCTGAAGATGCTGAGCGTGGAGGGGGTATGGCGTTTGCGGTACAACGACCATCCGGGCACCCGGGCTTTCGCCCTACGTTTGAAGCTCTTCATCAACTTCTAG
- the lptB gene encoding LPS export ABC transporter ATP-binding protein, translated as MILRAEHIVKRYKRRTVVGGVSVQVEQGEIVGLLGPNGAGKTTSFYMIVGLVKPNEGRVFLDGDDITDLPMYKRAQKGIGYLPQEASVFRKLSVEDNIKAILEMTKLSKAEQHRKLESLLDEFGLGHVRKNMGDVLSGGERRRTEIARALATEPKFILLDEPFAGVDPIAVEDIQGIVSQLKKRNIGVLITDHNVQETLSITDRAYLLFEGKILKQGTAEELAADEQVRKVYLGQNFVLRRAASRES; from the coding sequence ATGATCTTACGCGCTGAGCACATCGTGAAACGCTACAAACGCCGCACCGTTGTGGGCGGCGTGAGCGTGCAGGTGGAACAGGGCGAGATCGTGGGCCTGTTGGGGCCGAACGGCGCCGGGAAGACCACGAGCTTCTACATGATCGTGGGCTTAGTGAAGCCCAATGAGGGGCGTGTCTTCCTCGATGGTGACGACATTACGGACCTGCCGATGTACAAGCGGGCGCAGAAAGGCATCGGCTATCTGCCACAGGAGGCCAGCGTGTTCCGCAAGCTCTCTGTGGAGGACAACATCAAGGCCATCCTGGAGATGACCAAGCTGTCCAAGGCCGAGCAGCACCGGAAGCTGGAATCACTCCTGGATGAATTCGGCCTCGGCCACGTCCGCAAGAACATGGGCGACGTGCTCAGCGGCGGCGAACGCAGGCGTACGGAGATCGCGCGGGCCTTGGCCACCGAGCCGAAGTTCATTCTCTTGGACGAACCCTTCGCTGGCGTGGATCCCATCGCGGTGGAGGACATCCAGGGCATCGTATCACAATTGAAAAAACGCAACATCGGCGTGCTCATCACCGACCACAACGTGCAGGAGACGCTCAGCATCACGGACCGGGCCTACCTGCTTTTCGAAGGCAAGATCCTGAAGCAGGGAACTGCCGAGGAGCTCGCAGCGGACGAGCAGGTGCGGAAGGTTTATCTGGGGCAGAATTTCGTCTTGCGTAGAGCTGCAAGTCGTGAGTCTTGA